One stretch of Armigeres subalbatus isolate Guangzhou_Male chromosome 2, GZ_Asu_2, whole genome shotgun sequence DNA includes these proteins:
- the LOC134210048 gene encoding LOW QUALITY PROTEIN: uncharacterized protein LOC134210048 (The sequence of the model RefSeq protein was modified relative to this genomic sequence to represent the inferred CDS: inserted 1 base in 1 codon), translated as MLTTASERMVTSSNLAVSACDDDDDGKCKYFNKPFILTTDASDYAIGAVLSQGELDLPIVIFHSGLARIQITSHYYVHHFNVTSLKAHVDSLRNQFDQLKINQFTPLTLQKFDEIHQTLKNLAPSRRHKRWDSLGTGWKFIAGSPDANDLKIINSSINELVSNNNQQIRINRALNLQMKELVYKTKDAIELSNAKSLEIYSLNIFLNLKYLAEKLEQIVDSISLAKAGXLNEKILSQDEIEILYQDLSKQNITLHNVLEALNLADTTIATNSKELTLLIKTPILDTRIFNKIHVFPVTASHQQIHLTRRNYLHHETGGYIVNSLEATIYKVHQIEADKSKCVPNLLSGQQASCNYTMNPPKEEITFINDENIILNSNKNISFASNCGIGNRTLSGTFLISFHDCEVIINNISYSNTIQNIAGSPIQLPLDGLAIQKQFTIANLSLEHLHSLHLEMRKEMEYIRLNNTSIQWPSWPIFGGILSLPCMIIGIAILLKIFSNRSATLKIQASNATIKQEPIVDIQPRIKPTTLMYVIQTEPHLSGRDELATKLPQRW; from the exons ATGCTGACGACGGCATCAGAACGGATGGTAACATCGAGCAACCTGGCAGTTTCGGCgtgcgacgacgatgacgacggaaAGTGCAAGT ACTTTAACAAGCCGTTTATCCTTACTACGGACGCCTCCGACTATGCAATCGGTGCCGTCCTATCGCAGGGGGAATTAG atttaccGATTGTTATCTTTCATTCAGGATTAGCAAGAATTCAAATTACGTCCCATTACTATGTTCATCATTTCAATGTTACCTCTCTGAAAGCTCATGTCGACAGTCTTAGGAATCAATTTGATCAATTGAAAATCAACCAATTCACACCACTCACTTTacaaaaatttgatgaaattcaTCAAACACTAAAAAACTTGGCCCCTTCTAGGAGACATAAGCGCTGGGATAGTCTAGGAACAGGTTGGAAGTTCATTGCAGGAAGTCCGGACGCAAACGacttaaaaataataaactctTCCATTAACGAACTTGTTAGCAACAATAATCAACAGATTAGAATAAATAGGGCACTTAATTTGCAAATGAAGGAACTTGTTTACAAAACCAAGGATGCAATAGAACTTTCGAATGCTAAATCATTAGAGATTTATTcactaaatatttttcttaactTAAAATATCTAGCGGAAAAATTAGAACAGATTGTTGATAGTATATCTTTAGCTAAAGCCG TTTTGAACGAAAAAATACTAAGTCAggatgaaattgaaatattgtacCAAGATTTATCCAAGCAAAATATTACACTTCACAATGTCTTGGAAGCACTAAACCTTGCAGATACAACGATCGCCACCAACAGCAAGGAGCTGACTTTACTGATAAAAACCCCCATCTTGGATACGAGGATTTTCAACAAGATTCACGTCTTCCCCGTCACTGCTAGTCACCAGCAAATCCATTTGACTAGAAGAAACTATTTGCATCATGAAACTGGTGGCTACATCGTGAATTCGTTAGAGGCAACTATATACAAAGTCCACCAAATAGAAGCGGACAAATCCAAATGTGTACCAAACCTTCTCTCGGGACAGCAAGCAAGCTGCAACTACACCATGAACCCACCTAAGGAGGAAATCACATTTATAAATGACGAAAACATCATTTTGAACTCAAACAAAAACATATCCTTCGCATCAAATTGTGGAATCGGTAACCGTACGTTATCTGGAACATTTTTGATATCATTTCACGATTGCGAAGTAATCATCAACAACATCAGCTATTCTAATACCATACAGAATATAGCTGGAAGTCCAATACAGCTGCCATTGGACGGTCTTGCAATACAAAAGCAATTTACAATAGCAAACCTCAGTTTGGAACATCTACATAGTTTGCATCTAGAGATGAGAAAGGAAATGGAGTACATTCGATTGAACAACACCAGCATCCAGTGGCCTTCGTGGCCcatttttggaggaatcctCTCCCTCCCCTGCATGATAATCGGTATcgcaattcttttgaaaattttctccaaCAGATCAGCTACCTTGAAGATACAAGCATCTAACGCCACAATCAAACAGGAACCGATAGTGGATATTCAACCCAGGATCAAACCTACGACATTGATGTATGTGATTCAGACGGAGCCTCATCTCTCAGGAAGGGACGAGTTAGCAACGAAGCTACCCCAGCGGTGGTAG